One genomic region from Gossypium hirsutum isolate 1008001.06 chromosome D13, Gossypium_hirsutum_v2.1, whole genome shotgun sequence encodes:
- the LOC107920355 gene encoding post-GPI attachment to proteins factor 3, with protein MMIDRYSIALFLVFSYLVGLLDASAGDADPRYRGCVAECEKTGCAGGTCFPHCKFPSDGVANDGPWYMQEPLYLKWKQWDCQSDCRYNCMIDREKEREAVGHGPVKYHGKWPFTRVFGIQEPASVAFSALNLAMHFHGWLSFFILLYYNLPLRQDKKAYYEYASLWHIYGLLAMNSWLWSAVFHSRDVDLTEKLDYSSAVALLGYSLIVSILRSFNVRVEAARVMVAAPFLAFVTTHILYLNFYTFDYGWNMKVCVAIGVAQLLIWAIWVGITCHPSRWKLWVVVVGGGLAMLLEIYDFPPYQGFFDAHAIWHATTIPLTCLWWSFIRDDAKFQTSILLKKAK; from the exons ATGATGATAGATCGTTATTCAATAGCTTTGTTTCTGGTTTTTTCATATCTTGTTGGCCTCTTGGATGCTAGTGCTGGTGATGCTGATCCACGTTACAG GGGTTGTGTGGCAGAATGCGAGAAAACTGGTTGTGCTGGGGGAACTTGCTTTCCACACTGCAAGTTTCCTTCCGATGGTGTTGCCAATGATGGTCCATGGTATATGCAAGAGCCACTTTACTTGAAGTGGAAACAATGGGATTGCCAAAGTGACTGTCGTTACAATTGTATGATTGACAGAGAGAAAGAAAGGGAAGCAGTTGGTCATGGACCTGTCAAGTATCATGGTAAATGGCCCTTCACGCGAGTTTTTGGAATTCAG GAACCAGCTTCTGTAGCATTCTCTGCACTCAACCTAGCAATGCATTTTCATGGTTGGCTATCTTTCTTCATCCTTCTTTACTATAACTTGCCTTTGAGACAAGATAAGAAAGCATACTATGAATATGCAAGTTTGTGGCACATATATGGACTTTTGGCAATGAACTCATGGCTCTGGAGTGCTGTTTTCCACAGTCG TGATGTGGATTTAACAGAAAAGTTAGACTACTCATCTGCTGTGGCACTGCTTGGGTACTCTCTTATTGTATCCATACTAAGAAGTTTCAATGTGAGAGTTGAGGCTGCTAGAGTCATGGTTGCCGCTCCATTTCTTGCCTTTGTAACTACTCATATATTGTACCTCAACTTTTATACCTTTGACTATG GGTGGAACATGAAAGTTTGTGTAGCCATTGGGGTTGCTCAACTTCTCATTTGGGCAATCTGGGTTGGTATTACTTGCCATCCTTCTCGCTGGAAGTTGTGGGTGGTGGTGGTTGGAGGGGGGCTTGCAATGCTTTTGGAGATCTATGATTTCCCTCCTTATCAAGGATTCTTTGATGCCCATGCTATATGGCATGCCACAACTATTCCACTTACCTGCCTGTGGTGGAGCTTCATTAGGGACGACGCAAAGTTTCAGACTTCTATCCTCCTTAAGAAGGCTAAGTAG